Below is a window of Candidatus Flexicrinis affinis DNA.
GTTGAAGGGTTTCGATCATCGGCTGATCGCAGCAGTCGGCAACGCCGAGCGCCTGCGCGATCGCCGGCGCCACCATGGTCGGGTCGGTGATCGCTGCCAGGTCGACGAAGCACGTGCCGTCAGGAAACCGATCGGCGTGCTGGCTGGCAAAGCGGATGCCGAGGCGCGTTTTGCCCGTGCCCCCCGGGCCGGTCAACGTCAGCAGGCGGCTGTCGTGCAGCAGGGCCGCCACCTCTTCGATCTCGCGTTCTCTGCCGATGAACGACGTGAGCTGCGCCGGCAGCATGTGGCGTGGTTGAACCTGCGGATACTCGCCGGTCTTGAGGGCAAGCAGACCGAGTTCGCGCGCCTTGTCGGCGGCTTCGTCGCGGCCCGGCACGTCCAGCTTGCTGTAGATCTGCTTGGCGTACCAGCGTACCGTCTCCACGCCAATGAACAGGCGATCGGCAATCTCGCGATTGGACTGCCCGTCCGCCATAAGCTGAAGGATCTCGATTTCGCGTGGTTTGAAGGTGCCCAGCGGCTCCACGATTACCCCCGGTTATCGTGATATCAGTGTAATGCAGACGCGGCGAATGTGTATATCGCCATACCCCCGCAAAGGGCGGGTTTTTTCCACCCACCCCGGGTGATGACGGCCACCCCCCACCGGGCGTATTGTATGAATGTACGAGGGAACAGAGGAATACACATCATGTACAACAATCCGTGGATGCAGTACGAGACGATCGATAACCACGGTCGTGAGCTGCGCAAGAAGGCCGACGCCTACCGCTTGGCGAGACTGACGCGCCGTGACCGCTATGGCCCAATGCAGCGCGTGGCCTCGGCCGTCGCCGCGCTGTTCAGCCGGACACCGGCCCAGCGCGCCGCGCCGATCACGCAGACCCGCGAGGTTGAGCGCATTCGCTCGCCGCAGGCCGACCTGCTGAACAGGGCTGCGTGATGCGGTTCCATAACCGGGTAACCGGAAGACATCGACGAAACGCCGTGGAGGTCACATCCCCCACGGCGTTTCATTTTCGAGTGGCGAAACCTCAACTCCACAAGGGGCGCACGCCTTTTGGCGGGGTTTGGGGCGGCGCCCTAACGCATCGCTTAGGCGAACCGCTGCTTGTGCTGCCACGGCCATTGGCCGACGGTGATGTTCCACGCCTCGAGCCCCAACACGGTGACACCGGTCATACGCCGCCGGTCACGAACGTCACGGGCTGGGCATCCCGCCCGACTCGCACCGCACCCGACCACACGGTAAACTCGACAGTCAACGCGCCGCAGAGTTCGTGGGAATTGCTCAGGCGGCATATTCAACCATCTGCCAGAATAGACGAGACGAGTTAGACCTCTGGCGCCGCGCGGCGCCCCTGACCGGTTATGTCGACGCTCTCCTTCCTGCTGGACCATTACCCGCTCCACGCGGACGCCTACGACGAGACATTCGAGTCCGATGGATCGCCGCGTGCGCCGTATCGCGCGCTGGTCGAAAAGCTCTCCGAACTGTCGGCGGAGGAGTTGGCCTTCCGTCAGCGCGCCGCCGACCTGACCTTCCTCAATCAGGGCATCACGTTCACGGTCTACGGCGACACGCAGGGGACCGAGCGCACCTTCCCGTTCGATCTGCTTCCGCGCATCCTCAGCGGCAAGGAATGGGCGCACATCGAGGCCGGCCTCACCCAGCGCCTGACCGCGCTCAACCTGTTCCTGCACGACATCTACCACGATGGCAAGATCTTCAAGGACAAGGTCGTGCCGTATCCGCTGATCGCCAGCAGCAAGCATTACCGGCGCGAAATGCGCGGCGTGGCCGTACCGCACGGGGCCTACGTCAATATCTGTGGCACCGACCTCGTCAGGCTTCCCGGCGGCGAATTCGCCGTGCTGGAGGATAACCTGCGCGTGCCGAGCGGCGTCAGCTACATGCTGGCCAATCGTCAGGTCGCCAAGAACGTGTTCCCGCGTGTGTTCCGCAACTACGGCGTGCGCCCGGTCGATCACTACGGCCAAGCCCTGCTCACGACGCTGCAGTCGCTGGTGCCGCAAGTCGAGTCGCCGAACATCGTGCTGCTCAGCCCCGGCGTGTTCAACTCCGCCTACTACGAGCACACCTTCCTCGCCCGCCAGATGGGCATTCAGTTGGTCGAGGGGCGCGACCTGCTCGTGCACGATAACGTTGTCTATATGCGCACGACCAGCGGCTTGCAGCGCGTCGACGTGATCTACCGCCGCATCGATGACGATTTCCTCGACCCGCTGACCTTCCGCGCCGACTCGGGGCTGGGTGTCAACGGGCTGTTCAACGCCTACCGCGCCGGATCGGTGGCGCTCGCCAATGCGGTCGGCACCGGCATCGCCGACGACAAGGCGGTTTACGCCTACGTCCCCCAGATCATCAAGTACTACCTCGGCGAGGAGCCGCTGCTGCCCAACATCGAGACGTTCATCCTAGACGACCCGGCCCAGCGCCAGCACGTGATCGGCCACATCGACAAAATGGTCGTCAAGGCGGTGGGTGAAGCCGGCGGATACGGCATGTTGATCGGCCCACACAGCACAACCGCCGAACAACAACAGTTCGTCACGGCGATCAACGCCAACCCGCGCAACTACGTCGCTCAGCCAACGCTGGCGCTGTCGACCGCGCCGTGCTTCATCGAGGGCAACATCGAGCCGCGGCACATCGACCTGCGCCCGTTCGTGCTGTTCGGAAAGAACGTCACGATCGTCCCCGGCGGCCTCACGCGCGTCGCCCTGCGCCGGGGGTCGCTGGTCGTCAATTCGTCGCAGGGCGGCGGCAGCAAAGATACGTGGGTGCTCGATGAGTGACGCGAGCGCGATGCTGTCGCGGGTGGCCGACAGCCTGTACTGGATGAGCCGCTACCTCGAACGCGCCGAAAACACGGCCCGTCTGATCGACGTCTACATGAACATCAGCCTCGACGTGCCGGACGCCTACGAGCGCGAGCGCGTCCGCCGCTTGCAGCAGGCGTTCTCGATCGAACCCGCTGACGAGCCCGATGTCGACAAGCTGCTGCAGCAGCTCACCTTCGACGCGACCCTCGGCCCGTCGATCATCGCCAACATCACCCATGCCCGCGAGAACGCGCGGCAGGTGCGCGAACAGATCAGCAGCGAGATGTGGACGCAGATCAACACGCTGTATCTGGACGTGCGCTACGCCAAAGTTGACGGCATCTGGCAGGACGCGCCGCACAGCTTCTACAACAAGGTCAAGGAAGGGTCGCACCTGTTTCAAGGCATCACCGACGCAACCATGAACCACAATCAGGGCTGGCACTTCATCCAGCTTGGCCGGTCGATCGAGCGTGTCATCAACCTGCTGCGGCTGATGTCCGTCCACTTTGACGATCACGTGCTGACGACGCACATCGACTTCGCCACCACGCGCTACTTCGAGCTGGTGTCGGTGCTCAAGTCGGTCAGCGCGTTCGAGGCGTACTGTAAGGTGTACAACGCCAACCTGCAAACCGGTTGGATCACCGAGTTTCTGCTGTTCAACCGCGAGTTTCCGCGCTCGCTGCGGTTCGGCGTCGACAAGATACAGGCATCGCTGACGACCATCGCCGACCTGACCGGGCGCAACAAAGGGACCCGCCTTTACCGCCTTGCCGGGCGCTTGCAGTCGATGTTGAGTTACGATGAGTTGGGCGACATCGGCGATCTGCACGACTACCTCGACGCCGTCACCGAGCAGATCGCGGAGATTCACAACCTGCTGTTCGACACGTTCATCACCTATTCGATCGACACGGCCCTGTAGACGCGCGCATGATCTACGCTATCACGCACCTGACTCTCTACACTTACAGCGAACCGGTCACCGACAGTGTGATGGAGGTCCGCAAGCAGCCCCGCAGCGAAGGCCCGCAGCGCAGCTTGCGCTTCACGCTCGACGTGCGCCCGCGCGCCAAGCTGTTCCACTATCGTGACGAGTTCGGCAACGTCGTGCACACGTTTGACCTGCCAGCCCCGCATGACCGCCTCGCCGTCAAATCGGAGGCAGTGGTCGAGGTTAAGCCGCTGCCCGCGCTGCCGGACAGCCTGCCCGAGTCGGCATGGGACGAGATCGACGCGATAACGCTCGAGCCGGCATTCTACGACCTGCTGCTGCCGGGGCCGTTCACGCACCCGACACCGCTGCTGGCCGGGTTCGCCCAAGAGATCGGGTTCCGGCGCGGCCCCGACCCGCTGACGACCGTCCGCACGCTGAGCACTGCCCTGTACAAAGCCATCGCGTACGATCAGAACGTCACACAGGTCGACTCGCCGATCGACGACGCGCTTGAGGCGCGGCGCGGCGTATGCCAAGATTACTCGCACATCATGTTGACGCTGCTGCGCGAGGCGGGTATCCCGTCGCGCTATGTCAGCGGCTACCTTTTCCACCGCCGCGAAGATCACGACCGGTCGCAGGCCGATGCGTCGCACGCGTGGGTCGAGGTTTGGCTCCCGTCGTTGGGGTGGGTGGGCTTCGACCCGACCAACAACCTGAT
It encodes the following:
- a CDS encoding circularly permuted type 2 ATP-grasp protein, whose amino-acid sequence is MSTLSFLLDHYPLHADAYDETFESDGSPRAPYRALVEKLSELSAEELAFRQRAADLTFLNQGITFTVYGDTQGTERTFPFDLLPRILSGKEWAHIEAGLTQRLTALNLFLHDIYHDGKIFKDKVVPYPLIASSKHYRREMRGVAVPHGAYVNICGTDLVRLPGGEFAVLEDNLRVPSGVSYMLANRQVAKNVFPRVFRNYGVRPVDHYGQALLTTLQSLVPQVESPNIVLLSPGVFNSAYYEHTFLARQMGIQLVEGRDLLVHDNVVYMRTTSGLQRVDVIYRRIDDDFLDPLTFRADSGLGVNGLFNAYRAGSVALANAVGTGIADDKAVYAYVPQIIKYYLGEEPLLPNIETFILDDPAQRQHVIGHIDKMVVKAVGEAGGYGMLIGPHSTTAEQQQFVTAINANPRNYVAQPTLALSTAPCFIEGNIEPRHIDLRPFVLFGKNVTIVPGGLTRVALRRGSLVVNSSQGGGSKDTWVLDE
- a CDS encoding alpha-E domain-containing protein; translated protein: MLSRVADSLYWMSRYLERAENTARLIDVYMNISLDVPDAYERERVRRLQQAFSIEPADEPDVDKLLQQLTFDATLGPSIIANITHARENARQVREQISSEMWTQINTLYLDVRYAKVDGIWQDAPHSFYNKVKEGSHLFQGITDATMNHNQGWHFIQLGRSIERVINLLRLMSVHFDDHVLTTHIDFATTRYFELVSVLKSVSAFEAYCKVYNANLQTGWITEFLLFNREFPRSLRFGVDKIQASLTTIADLTGRNKGTRLYRLAGRLQSMLSYDELGDIGDLHDYLDAVTEQIAEIHNLLFDTFITYSIDTAL
- a CDS encoding transglutaminase family protein — its product is MIYAITHLTLYTYSEPVTDSVMEVRKQPRSEGPQRSLRFTLDVRPRAKLFHYRDEFGNVVHTFDLPAPHDRLAVKSEAVVEVKPLPALPDSLPESAWDEIDAITLEPAFYDLLLPGPFTHPTPLLAGFAQEIGFRRGPDPLTTVRTLSTALYKAIAYDQNVTQVDSPIDDALEARRGVCQDYSHIMLTLLREAGIPSRYVSGYLFHRREDHDRSQADASHAWVEVWLPSLGWVGFDPTNNLIVGERHVRVCVARDYFHASPARGVFRGTAETELDVRVKVALMDELPVDERELAPEIALPQYEMQSTLLHQQAQQQQQ